The following proteins are encoded in a genomic region of Gossypium hirsutum isolate 1008001.06 chromosome D05, Gossypium_hirsutum_v2.1, whole genome shotgun sequence:
- the LOC107944681 gene encoding AUGMIN subunit 4 isoform X1 — MVKGGQNLPADVIQVIDQLERHCLSPDGSLISKSAYYDLQLAREEMSRERLRYLEAMVIYCEAMAMVEEYQQAVSVANLGGIRDIQGFYPQLGLKNSPQVYETLEHRLVVAEAAQRLRLPLISKDGEIHEEEIEKWSIMSRSSLDSTSTSLTISSSSNSLNYANSAATSGAAANNTGDSGEPGVGGVPNRFLGITPAYLWQTQLQRVPLSMDMADYQLTLSREIDARLKSKCDKLADAFVDDIDSSSGSQSSSSRLPERVKLIIEEIEREEAALREDLYSTDRKFAEYYSVG; from the exons ATGGTGAAAGGAGGGCAAAACTTGCCGGCTGACGTCATCCAAGTAATCGATCAGCTAGAGCGCCATTGCTTATCTCCCGATGGATCTCTTATCTCCAAATCCGCCTACTACGATCTCCAGCTC GCGAGAGAGGAAATGTCGAGAGAAAGATTACGCTACTTAGAAGCAATg GTAATTTATTGTGAAGCAATGGCTATGGTGGAAGAGTATCAGCAAGCAGTTTCCGTGGCGAATCTTGGAGGGATTCGAGATATTCAAGGTTTTTATCCGCAGCTTGGATTGAAGAATTCTCCTCAG GTTTATGAGACTCTAGAGCATCGATTAGTTGTTGCAGAAGCGGCTCAAAGATTGAGACTTCCTCTAATATCTAAAGATGGGGAAATTCAtgaggaagaaattgagaaatggAGTATTATGTCACGGAGTTCGCTTGATAGTACTAGTACCAGTCTCACTATCAGCTCGAGTTCAAACTCATTGAATTATGCAAATAGTGCTGCAACCAGTGGTGCAGCTGCAAATAATACTGGTGATTCAGGAGAACCTGGTGTTGGTGGTGTGCCTAATCGTTTTCTTGGAATAACACCTGCTTATTTGTGGCAAACTCAGCTTCAACGAGTACCATTGTCAATG GATATGGCTGACTATCAGTTAACTCTTTCAAGGGAGATTGATGCTCGGTTGAAATCTAAGTGTGACAAGTTAGCTGATGCCTTTGTTGATGATATTG ACTCATCTTCTGGAAGTCAAAGTTCAAGCTCTCGGCTTCCAGAAAG GGTTAAGTTGATAATTGAGGAGATTGAGAGGGAAGAAGCAGCTTTGCGGGAGGATCTCTATTCCACAGATAGGAAATTTGCAGAATATTATAGTGTAGGTTAA
- the LOC107944681 gene encoding AUGMIN subunit 4 isoform X5 produces MSRERLRYLEAMVIYCEAMAMVEEYQQAVSVANLGGIRDIQGFYPQLGLKNSPQVYETLEHRLVVAEAAQRLRLPLISKDGEIHEEEIEKWSIMSRSSLDSTSTSLTISSSSNSLNYANSAATSGAAANNTGDSGEPGVGGVPNRFLGITPAYLWQTQLQRVPLSMDMADYQLTLSREIDARLKSKCDKLADAFVDDIDSSSGSQSSSSRLPERVKLIIEEIEREEAALREDLYSTDRKFAEYYSVG; encoded by the exons ATGTCGAGAGAAAGATTACGCTACTTAGAAGCAATg GTAATTTATTGTGAAGCAATGGCTATGGTGGAAGAGTATCAGCAAGCAGTTTCCGTGGCGAATCTTGGAGGGATTCGAGATATTCAAGGTTTTTATCCGCAGCTTGGATTGAAGAATTCTCCTCAG GTTTATGAGACTCTAGAGCATCGATTAGTTGTTGCAGAAGCGGCTCAAAGATTGAGACTTCCTCTAATATCTAAAGATGGGGAAATTCAtgaggaagaaattgagaaatggAGTATTATGTCACGGAGTTCGCTTGATAGTACTAGTACCAGTCTCACTATCAGCTCGAGTTCAAACTCATTGAATTATGCAAATAGTGCTGCAACCAGTGGTGCAGCTGCAAATAATACTGGTGATTCAGGAGAACCTGGTGTTGGTGGTGTGCCTAATCGTTTTCTTGGAATAACACCTGCTTATTTGTGGCAAACTCAGCTTCAACGAGTACCATTGTCAATG GATATGGCTGACTATCAGTTAACTCTTTCAAGGGAGATTGATGCTCGGTTGAAATCTAAGTGTGACAAGTTAGCTGATGCCTTTGTTGATGATATTG ACTCATCTTCTGGAAGTCAAAGTTCAAGCTCTCGGCTTCCAGAAAG GGTTAAGTTGATAATTGAGGAGATTGAGAGGGAAGAAGCAGCTTTGCGGGAGGATCTCTATTCCACAGATAGGAAATTTGCAGAATATTATAGTGTAGGTTAA
- the LOC107944681 gene encoding AUGMIN subunit 4 isoform X4: MVKGGQNLPADVIQVIDQLERHCLSPDGSLISKSAYYDLQLAREEMSRERLRYLEAMVIYCEAMAMVEEYQQAVSVANLGGIRDIQGFYPQLGLKNSPQVYETLEHRLVVAEAAQRLRLPLISKDGEIHEEEIEKWSIMSRSSLDSTSTSLTISSSSNSLNYANSAATSGAAANNTGDSGEPGVGGVPNRFLGITPAYLWQTQLQRVPLSMDMADYQLTLSREIDARLKSKCDKLADAFVDDIETMHPS; encoded by the exons ATGGTGAAAGGAGGGCAAAACTTGCCGGCTGACGTCATCCAAGTAATCGATCAGCTAGAGCGCCATTGCTTATCTCCCGATGGATCTCTTATCTCCAAATCCGCCTACTACGATCTCCAGCTC GCGAGAGAGGAAATGTCGAGAGAAAGATTACGCTACTTAGAAGCAATg GTAATTTATTGTGAAGCAATGGCTATGGTGGAAGAGTATCAGCAAGCAGTTTCCGTGGCGAATCTTGGAGGGATTCGAGATATTCAAGGTTTTTATCCGCAGCTTGGATTGAAGAATTCTCCTCAG GTTTATGAGACTCTAGAGCATCGATTAGTTGTTGCAGAAGCGGCTCAAAGATTGAGACTTCCTCTAATATCTAAAGATGGGGAAATTCAtgaggaagaaattgagaaatggAGTATTATGTCACGGAGTTCGCTTGATAGTACTAGTACCAGTCTCACTATCAGCTCGAGTTCAAACTCATTGAATTATGCAAATAGTGCTGCAACCAGTGGTGCAGCTGCAAATAATACTGGTGATTCAGGAGAACCTGGTGTTGGTGGTGTGCCTAATCGTTTTCTTGGAATAACACCTGCTTATTTGTGGCAAACTCAGCTTCAACGAGTACCATTGTCAATG GATATGGCTGACTATCAGTTAACTCTTTCAAGGGAGATTGATGCTCGGTTGAAATCTAAGTGTGACAAGTTAGCTGATGCCTTTGTTGATGATATTG AAACAATGCATCCTTCATAA
- the LOC121216973 gene encoding putative disease resistance RPP13-like protein 1, translated as MSVFGEAALSAFLELLSAKLLDSVLNFVAGHRQLHHQLKLWQSILPEIKAVLNHAEEKQIKDEGVKNWLGDLQDLAYDVDDILDEFAYQELRLKLQKTQAQASSSKVRKLIPTCCTGGHFSPFSFMFNAKMISKIQAITDRLNSLNTRRSSLGFSEIMSQGVTSKGKKPRLQPTSLMDGAVEYIGRANEKQETLELLKSNNSDGVCVLSILGMGGMGKTTLAQLVYNDPSIKESFDHKSWVCVSDDFDAVNITKTILRSLDADSRDENDLNLLQVKLKEKLSGKRLLLILDDIWNESYSDWNILRAPFGAGTKIIVTTRLQKVSSNVDSVKAFYLDKLSHHDCLSIFAQHALKARNFDGHLQFKEIGENIVRRCNGLPLAAKAIGSLLRTVKNHSEWEKV; from the coding sequence ATGTCTGTCTTTGGAGAGGCTGCTCTTTCTGCCTTTTTGGAGCTGTTGTCTGCCAAGTTGCTTGACTCTGTACTCAACTTTGTGGCCGGTCACCGGCAACTCCACCACCAACTCAAGCTGTGGCAATCCATATTACCCGAGATCAAAGCAGTGTTGAACCATGCAGAGGAGAAGCAGATCAAGGACGAGGGTGTGAAGAATTGGTTGGGCGATCTCCAAGACTTAGCTTACGATGTGGATGACATCTTGGACGAGTTCGCTTACCAAGAGTTACGTCTCAAGCTCCAAAAAACTCAAGCACAAGCCAGCTCTAGTAAGGTACGGAAACTCATTCCAACCTGCTGTACTGGTGGTCATTTCTCTCCATTCTCTTTTATGTTCAATGCTAAGATGATTTCAAAGATACAAGCAATCACTGATAGACTGAATAGTTTGAACACTCGAAGAAGTAGTTTGGGGTTCAGTGAGATCATGTCTCAAGGCGTAACTTCCAAGGGAAAGAAACCCAGGCTGCAACCAACTTCCTTGATGGATGGAGCAGTGGAGTATATTGGTAGAGCCAATGAGAAGCAAGAAACGCTTGAGTTGCTCAAAAGTAACAATTCCGATGGAGTTTGTGTCCTTTCCATCCTTGGCATGGGAGGGATGGGGAAAACAACTCTTGCTCAGCTTGTTTATAATGATCCCAGCATTAAGGAGTCTTTTGATCACAAGTCCTGGGTATGCGTTTCTGATGACTTTGATGCTGTTAACATAACAAAGACGATTTTAAGATCCCTCGATGCTGACTCACGTGATGAGAATGACTTGAACTTGCTTCAAGTCAAGTTGAAGGAGAAGTTATCCGGAAAAAGGTTGTTGCTTATTTTAGATGACATTTGGAATGAGAGTTACAGTGATTGGAACATCTTACGGGCTCCATTTGGAGCAGGAACCAAGATTATTGTAACAACTCGACTCCAAAAGGTTTCATCTAATGTCGATTCAGTGAAAGCATTTTACTTGGATAAACTCTCGCATCATGATTGTTTATCCATATTTGCTCAGCATGCATTGAAAGCAAGAAACTTTGATGGGCATCTCCAATTTAAAGAAATTGGAGAGAACATAGTGAGAAGGTGCAACGGCTTACCTTTGGCAGCAAAAGCCATTGGAAGCTTATTACGGACAGTTAAGAATCATAGTGAATGGGAAAAAGTATAA